From a single uncultured Flavobacterium sp. genomic region:
- a CDS encoding patatin-like phospholipase family protein, producing the protein MDKKKFTENGEVLTILRDLKEQIGDKKFSDIIDANNCQYVDLVQEGGGVLGIALVGYVYVLEQMKIRFLSLAGTSAGSINTMLMAAAGSIDIEKSEWILDCLCNKNLYDFVDGDHDAREFIDALLSDSSNLKLIMKGCQVVDNFKDDLGLNPGKNFHHWISNLLSQKGIKNYADLKALRLKGVSDQNQLFRVNKVNQGDKEIYNRADHWSEMAIIAADITTESKIVFPKMTDLFYSNPDVQNPADFVRASMSIPLFFTPFKIKNIPGGVDAWEKWNDATGLRTSVPSEVMFMDGGIISNFPIDIFHENLNVPASPTFGIKLGYDKNEINKNEKMTNVVSSMFDTARYGYDSEFLRKNPDFKNLIGYIDTGNHNWLNFNLTEDAKIDLFIRGAQKAAEFLNKFDWEGYKKIRKAKSEYYKTV; encoded by the coding sequence ATGGATAAAAAAAAATTCACTGAAAACGGAGAAGTACTAACTATTCTGCGAGATCTAAAAGAGCAAATTGGAGACAAGAAATTCTCAGACATTATAGATGCTAACAATTGTCAATATGTTGATTTAGTACAAGAAGGCGGAGGCGTACTGGGAATTGCCTTAGTTGGTTATGTCTATGTTCTGGAACAAATGAAAATTCGGTTTTTAAGTCTGGCAGGAACCTCAGCCGGAAGCATTAATACTATGCTTATGGCCGCAGCAGGTTCAATAGACATTGAAAAATCAGAATGGATATTAGATTGCTTATGCAATAAAAATTTATACGATTTTGTAGATGGCGATCATGATGCCCGCGAATTTATTGATGCCTTATTAAGCGATTCCAGTAATCTAAAATTAATTATGAAAGGATGCCAGGTTGTTGACAATTTTAAAGATGATCTTGGATTAAATCCCGGTAAAAACTTTCATCATTGGATTTCCAATCTTCTTTCTCAAAAAGGAATAAAAAATTATGCTGACCTTAAAGCATTAAGATTAAAAGGAGTTTCAGATCAAAATCAATTGTTTCGAGTAAATAAAGTAAATCAAGGAGATAAAGAAATATACAACAGAGCCGATCATTGGAGTGAAATGGCAATAATAGCGGCAGATATTACAACAGAAAGCAAAATTGTTTTCCCTAAAATGACTGACTTATTTTATTCAAATCCGGATGTCCAGAATCCTGCTGATTTTGTTCGGGCTTCTATGTCAATACCGCTTTTCTTTACCCCTTTTAAAATTAAAAATATCCCTGGAGGAGTCGATGCCTGGGAAAAATGGAATGATGCCACGGGATTAAGAACCTCAGTTCCTTCAGAAGTTATGTTTATGGATGGAGGCATAATTTCAAACTTTCCTATTGATATTTTTCACGAAAACTTAAACGTTCCTGCCTCTCCTACTTTTGGCATAAAACTAGGATATGATAAAAATGAAATTAATAAAAATGAAAAAATGACCAATGTCGTAAGTTCCATGTTTGATACAGCCAGATATGGCTATGACTCAGAATTTTTAAGAAAGAATCCAGATTTTAAAAACCTGATTGGATATATTGATACCGGAAACCACAATTGGCTTAATTTCAATCTTACCGAAGACGCAAAAATTGACCTCTTTATTCGTGGAGCTCAAAAAGCTGCAGAGTTTTTAAATAAATTTGACTGGGAAGGGTATAAAAAAATCAGAAAAGCTAAAAGTGAATATTATAAAACGGTTTAA
- the htpG gene encoding molecular chaperone HtpG, with amino-acid sequence MTTGKINVSVENIFPLIKKFLYSDHEIFLRELVSNGTDATLKLKHLISIGEAKVEYGNPVIEIKVDKEGKKIHIIDQGLGMTADEVEKYINQVAFSGAEEFLDKYKDSAKDSGIIGHFGLGFYSAFMVAEKVEIITKSYKDEPAAHWTCDGSPEFTLEPADKTSRGTEIILHVAEDSLEFLEDSKISGLLNKYNKFMPIPIKFGSRTETLPKPEDAPEDYINETIEVDNIINNPNPAWTKQPSELSDEDYKNFYRELYPMQFEDPLFNIHLNVDYPFNLTGILYFPKLGSDMQIQKDKIQLYQNQVYVTDNVEGIVPEFLTMLKGVIDSPDIPLNVSRSGLQADGAVKKISNYITRKVADKLKALFNENRADFEAKWNDIKIVLEYGMLSEDKFYEKAGAFVLYPTVDDTYFTLEELKENLKENQTDKDGKLVVLYAGNKDAQHSYIEAAKEKGYEVLLLDSPIISHLIQKIEGDNKDVTFVRVDSDHIDNLIKKDENTISKLSDEEKETLKTSLEAYIPKAYSVQLEAMNSQAAPFIITQPEFMRRMKEMSQSGGGGMFGMGNMPEMYNLVVNINSDLATSILNTEDKTHQEHLVKQALDLAKLSQNLLKGEALTAFVKRSFEMIK; translated from the coding sequence ATGACAACAGGTAAAATTAATGTTTCGGTAGAAAACATCTTTCCCTTAATCAAAAAGTTCTTGTACAGCGATCACGAAATCTTCTTACGTGAGCTGGTTTCGAACGGAACAGACGCTACTTTAAAATTAAAACACCTAATTAGTATTGGCGAAGCTAAAGTAGAATACGGAAATCCGGTAATCGAAATCAAGGTTGACAAGGAAGGGAAAAAAATCCACATCATTGACCAAGGTTTAGGTATGACGGCTGATGAAGTTGAAAAATACATCAATCAGGTAGCTTTTTCAGGAGCCGAAGAATTCCTTGACAAATACAAAGATTCTGCAAAAGATTCTGGAATTATTGGTCATTTTGGTCTTGGTTTCTATTCTGCATTTATGGTTGCAGAAAAAGTAGAAATCATTACAAAATCATACAAAGACGAACCAGCTGCACACTGGACTTGTGACGGAAGCCCTGAATTTACTTTAGAGCCGGCTGACAAAACTTCACGTGGTACAGAAATTATCCTGCATGTTGCAGAGGATTCTCTGGAGTTTTTAGAAGATTCTAAAATCAGTGGATTATTGAATAAGTATAACAAGTTTATGCCTATTCCGATTAAATTTGGATCAAGAACAGAAACACTTCCAAAACCGGAAGATGCTCCTGAAGATTATATCAACGAAACTATTGAAGTTGATAATATCATCAACAATCCAAACCCAGCCTGGACAAAACAACCAAGCGAATTATCTGATGAAGATTATAAAAACTTCTACAGAGAATTGTATCCAATGCAATTTGAAGATCCGTTATTCAACATTCACTTAAATGTAGATTATCCATTTAACTTAACCGGAATTTTGTATTTCCCTAAGTTAGGTTCAGATATGCAAATTCAAAAAGATAAAATTCAATTGTACCAAAACCAAGTTTATGTTACTGATAACGTAGAAGGAATTGTACCTGAATTTTTGACAATGTTAAAAGGAGTTATTGATTCTCCGGATATTCCTTTGAATGTTTCTCGTTCTGGTTTACAGGCTGATGGCGCTGTTAAGAAAATCTCAAACTACATCACTCGTAAAGTTGCAGATAAATTGAAAGCTTTATTCAACGAAAACCGCGCTGATTTTGAAGCAAAATGGAACGACATTAAAATCGTTTTAGAATACGGAATGCTTTCTGAAGATAAATTCTACGAAAAAGCAGGTGCGTTTGTTTTGTATCCAACAGTTGACGATACTTACTTTACTCTTGAAGAATTAAAAGAGAATTTAAAAGAAAATCAAACTGATAAAGACGGAAAATTAGTTGTTTTATATGCCGGAAATAAAGATGCTCAACACTCTTATATTGAAGCAGCAAAAGAAAAAGGTTACGAAGTTTTACTTTTAGATTCTCCAATTATCTCTCACTTAATTCAAAAAATTGAAGGTGATAATAAAGATGTGACTTTCGTTCGCGTAGATTCTGATCATATTGATAATTTAATTAAGAAAGACGAAAACACTATTTCTAAATTATCTGATGAAGAAAAAGAAACTCTTAAAACTTCATTAGAAGCATATATTCCAAAAGCATATTCTGTACAATTGGAAGCTATGAATAGTCAAGCTGCTCCATTCATTATCACGCAACCGGAATTTATGCGTAGAATGAAAGAAATGAGTCAGTCTGGCGGTGGCGGAATGTTCGGAATGGGAAATATGCCTGAAATGTACAACTTGGTTGTAAACATTAATTCTGATTTGGCTACAAGTATTTTGAATACTGAAGACAAAACACATCAGGAACATTTAGTAAAACAAGCTTTAGACTTAGCTAAATTATCGCAAAACCTGTTAAAAGGTGAAGCTTTGACTGCTTTTGTAAAAAGAAGTTTTGAAATGATTAAATAA
- a CDS encoding lipocalin family protein, whose protein sequence is MKKVIFICMIATMFFACKSASSTTASTGAPTLSTKLDRPTQVALKGNWVLTNVSYPGSEYIKVTSFDLADSKCFIGSTWKFISNNNKGTMALTAPSCTGFTSPIVWSINSQGLFVLKIVDPGLKAKNVKSGYLLKVAGLTDSSFQLIDNINVGGQVKDVTYQFQRAN, encoded by the coding sequence ATGAAGAAAGTTATTTTCATTTGCATGATCGCCACGATGTTTTTCGCGTGTAAATCAGCTTCGTCTACAACAGCTTCAACTGGAGCACCTACACTATCGACTAAACTTGACAGACCTACTCAAGTAGCACTTAAAGGAAATTGGGTATTGACCAATGTTTCTTATCCTGGTTCAGAGTATATCAAAGTAACTTCATTTGATCTTGCAGATTCTAAATGTTTTATTGGAAGTACATGGAAGTTTATTTCAAATAATAATAAAGGTACTATGGCTTTAACTGCGCCAAGTTGTACAGGCTTTACTTCTCCAATTGTTTGGAGTATTAACAGTCAGGGACTTTTTGTGCTTAAAATTGTAGATCCGGGATTAAAAGCAAAAAATGTTAAATCAGGGTATTTACTTAAAGTAGCCGGGTTAACTGATAGTTCATTTCAGTTGATCGACAATATTAATGTTGGTGGACAAGTTAAGGATGTAACTTACCAATTTCAAAGAGCTAATTAA
- a CDS encoding OmpA family protein, with protein MKKITVLSLSSLFVLVSFFTSCDSVKNANNTQKGAGIGVVAGGIIGGILGNNLGHGGNAALGAAIGAAVGGGTGALIGNKMDKQAREIDQALPGADVERVGEGIHLTLNENSVRFDTNKSTLTTQAKANLDKLIPVFTEYGDTDIQIFGYTDNTGKPEYNLTLSGQRAASVQAYLVSKGLKSSRFKTSGLGIADPIATNDTPAGKAQNRRVEFSITANDKMVNDAKAQAGK; from the coding sequence ATGAAAAAGATAACCGTTTTAAGCCTTAGTAGTTTATTTGTATTAGTAAGTTTCTTTACAAGTTGTGATTCAGTGAAAAATGCAAATAATACACAAAAAGGTGCCGGAATTGGAGTAGTTGCCGGTGGAATTATTGGTGGTATTTTAGGAAATAATTTAGGACACGGTGGTAACGCTGCTTTAGGTGCTGCAATTGGAGCGGCTGTAGGTGGTGGAACCGGAGCGCTTATTGGAAACAAAATGGATAAACAAGCTCGTGAAATTGATCAGGCTTTACCAGGTGCTGATGTTGAAAGAGTAGGTGAAGGAATTCACTTAACTCTTAACGAAAACTCTGTTCGTTTTGATACTAACAAATCAACTTTAACAACTCAGGCAAAAGCTAACTTAGACAAATTGATTCCTGTATTTACTGAGTATGGAGATACTGATATTCAAATTTTTGGTTATACTGATAATACTGGAAAACCAGAATATAACTTAACACTTTCAGGACAAAGAGCTGCATCTGTACAAGCTTATTTAGTTTCAAAAGGATTAAAATCAAGCCGTTTCAAAACTTCTGGTTTAGGAATCGCCGATCCTATTGCAACAAATGATACTCCAGCAGGAAAAGCACAAAACCGTCGTGTAGAATTCTCAATTACTGCAAATGACAAAATGGTAAATGATGCAAAAGCTCAAGCCGGAAAATAA
- a CDS encoding ABC transporter ATP-binding protein, protein MLDIQNISFSYTENPVIKNVSFTINKGDNIAIIGESGCGKSTLLKLMYGLYDLDEGKIFYNEKPILGPKYNLIPGMPYMKYLAQDFDLSPFETVAENVGKFLSNGFANMKKLRVQELLEMVEMEQFSNVKAKFLSGGQQQRVALVRVLALEPEVILLDEPFSQIDAFRKNALRRNLFRYLKQKGITCIIATHDSTDALSFADETIVMRNGEIIVKDDPTKIYEDPETKYVASLFGEVNEVSTHLLVPYEDQMHKTLVYPHQFKMVTESNLPVKIRRTYFRGNHYLIETVYKRQLVFFESEIDLPLEQEIFLGLNYL, encoded by the coding sequence ATGCTCGACATTCAAAATATTTCTTTTTCGTATACCGAAAACCCTGTTATAAAAAACGTTTCTTTTACTATAAATAAAGGTGATAATATTGCCATTATTGGTGAAAGTGGCTGCGGAAAAAGTACGCTTCTTAAATTAATGTACGGCTTATATGATTTAGATGAAGGAAAGATTTTTTATAATGAAAAGCCTATTCTAGGACCAAAGTATAACTTAATTCCCGGGATGCCTTATATGAAATATTTGGCTCAGGATTTTGATTTGTCTCCTTTTGAAACAGTAGCCGAAAATGTTGGTAAGTTTCTTTCGAATGGTTTTGCTAATATGAAAAAACTTCGCGTTCAGGAATTATTAGAAATGGTCGAAATGGAGCAGTTTTCTAATGTAAAAGCAAAGTTTTTAAGTGGAGGACAACAGCAAAGAGTAGCTTTAGTAAGAGTTTTGGCACTAGAACCGGAAGTGATTTTGCTTGACGAACCATTTAGTCAAATTGATGCTTTTAGAAAAAATGCTTTACGCCGAAATTTATTTAGATACTTAAAACAAAAAGGAATTACATGTATCATCGCAACCCATGATAGCACCGATGCTTTGTCATTTGCGGATGAAACGATTGTAATGCGAAACGGAGAAATCATCGTTAAGGATGATCCAACAAAAATTTATGAAGATCCGGAAACTAAATATGTAGCGTCACTTTTTGGAGAAGTAAATGAAGTTTCAACACATTTGTTAGTTCCGTACGAAGATCAAATGCATAAAACTTTGGTATATCCACATCAGTTTAAAATGGTGACTGAATCTAATTTGCCGGTAAAAATTAGAAGAACCTATTTTAGAGGAAATCATTATTTAATTGAAACAGTTTATAAAAGACAACTTGTGTTTTTTGAAAGTGAAATCGATTTGCCTCTTGAACAGGAAATTTTCTTAGGTTTAAATTATTTATAA
- a CDS encoding prolyl oligopeptidase family serine peptidase, which translates to MKLKVTLFLFLNIGFFAFAQENLTYQKPSKSILDLADYERAPTVSMDTKKENMLLLYRSTYKTLDDLNQDELRLGGLRINPVTNISSTVTYIINLKLRKVNGKEEIQVTGLPTNPKISNILWSPNDKKILFSHTTASGVELWVLDVASAQATKLTEAIVNANLGNPFNWFLDNETILVKMLPKDRKPLLDSKKDLPTGPIISNTSGEKSQNRTYPDMLKNKNDEVNFENIITSELYKVNINGNAVLFKEAAMFAGEKISPDGNYIMLTTIQKPFSYVVPLSRFPSKSIVYDIRGKEIKTVNEVPLNEIIPKGFMAVRKGKREMTWRNDKPATLSYVVALDEGDPANKVDFRDEVFLWDAPFTTDATSLVKTPQRYSDIVWGNNNVAFVTDEWYDTRNTKTYLINPSNPSQQAKVVTDRNQQDVYSDPGIFETRKNEYNKYVLAIEKDNAYRIGDGYTKNGQFPFIDEFNVKTLQSKRIYTSSYKDKKEDLLEIEDFKSGKVLVQIQSKSEYPNYYFRNIKKQNSLTPITAFKNPFESIKDVSKEVIKYKRKDGLELSGTLYLPAGYDKAKKEKLPLLIWAYPAEYKDRNSAGQSTQNSNEFTFPYYGSFVYWVTKGYVVLDDAAFPIIGEGTTEPNDNFMSQLVDNAQAAIDAVDALGYINRKKVAIGGHSYGAFMTANLLTHSNLFACGIARSGAYNRTLTPFGFQSEQRNYWEVPDVYNTMSPFMNADKMKTPLLLVHGEADNNPGTFTLQTERYFQALKGLGAPARMVILPKEAHSYVAKENILHLLWEQDQFLEKYLKN; encoded by the coding sequence ATGAAATTAAAGGTTACATTATTCTTATTTTTAAATATTGGTTTCTTTGCTTTTGCCCAAGAAAACTTAACTTACCAAAAACCATCTAAATCTATTCTGGATTTAGCCGATTATGAAAGGGCTCCCACGGTATCAATGGATACTAAAAAAGAAAACATGCTCTTATTGTACAGAAGTACATATAAAACATTAGACGATTTAAATCAGGACGAACTTCGTTTGGGAGGTTTAAGAATTAATCCTGTTACAAATATTTCTAGTACTGTCACTTATATCATAAATCTTAAATTAAGAAAGGTAAACGGTAAAGAGGAAATACAAGTTACCGGATTACCTACAAATCCTAAAATAAGTAATATTCTTTGGTCTCCAAATGATAAGAAAATTCTGTTTTCACATACTACAGCTTCTGGTGTAGAACTTTGGGTTCTGGATGTTGCTTCGGCGCAAGCCACAAAACTAACGGAAGCTATTGTAAATGCAAACTTGGGGAATCCGTTTAACTGGTTTTTAGACAATGAAACTATTTTGGTAAAAATGCTTCCAAAGGATAGAAAACCTCTTTTAGATTCTAAGAAAGATTTGCCAACCGGACCAATTATCTCTAATACTTCTGGAGAAAAATCTCAAAACAGAACGTATCCTGATATGTTGAAAAACAAAAATGATGAAGTTAATTTCGAAAACATCATTACATCTGAATTATACAAAGTGAATATTAACGGAAATGCGGTTTTATTTAAAGAAGCTGCAATGTTTGCCGGAGAAAAAATTTCTCCTGACGGCAATTATATTATGTTAACTACTATTCAGAAACCATTTTCATATGTTGTACCATTGAGCAGATTTCCATCTAAATCAATTGTTTATGACATAAGAGGAAAAGAAATCAAAACGGTTAATGAAGTTCCGTTGAACGAAATTATACCAAAGGGTTTCATGGCGGTTCGAAAAGGAAAAAGAGAAATGACCTGGAGAAACGACAAACCTGCAACTTTATCTTATGTTGTAGCTCTGGACGAAGGAGATCCTGCAAACAAAGTCGACTTTAGAGATGAAGTTTTTCTTTGGGATGCGCCGTTTACTACGGATGCAACTTCATTAGTAAAAACACCTCAACGTTATTCTGATATTGTTTGGGGTAACAACAATGTCGCTTTTGTTACTGACGAATGGTATGATACCCGTAATACCAAAACATATTTGATCAATCCATCGAATCCAAGTCAGCAAGCAAAAGTAGTTACTGATAGAAACCAACAAGACGTTTACTCAGATCCTGGTATTTTTGAGACGAGAAAAAACGAATACAATAAATATGTTCTGGCAATCGAAAAAGATAACGCATATAGAATTGGTGACGGATATACTAAAAACGGTCAGTTTCCTTTTATAGATGAATTCAATGTAAAGACATTACAATCTAAGCGTATTTATACTTCTTCTTATAAAGACAAAAAAGAAGATTTATTGGAAATTGAAGATTTTAAATCCGGTAAAGTTTTAGTTCAGATTCAATCTAAAAGTGAATATCCGAATTATTACTTCAGAAACATCAAAAAACAAAATAGCTTAACGCCTATTACGGCTTTCAAAAATCCGTTTGAAAGTATTAAAGATGTTAGCAAAGAAGTTATCAAATACAAGCGTAAAGACGGATTGGAACTTTCTGGGACTTTATATTTACCTGCAGGTTATGATAAAGCAAAAAAAGAGAAACTTCCTTTACTGATCTGGGCTTATCCGGCAGAATATAAAGATAGAAACAGCGCTGGCCAATCGACTCAAAACTCAAACGAATTTACTTTCCCATATTATGGATCTTTTGTCTATTGGGTAACTAAAGGATATGTGGTTCTTGATGATGCCGCTTTTCCTATTATTGGAGAAGGTACTACTGAACCAAATGATAATTTTATGTCGCAATTAGTCGATAATGCACAAGCTGCAATTGATGCTGTTGATGCTTTAGGATATATTAACCGTAAAAAAGTTGCCATTGGCGGACATTCTTATGGTGCTTTTATGACGGCTAATTTATTAACGCATTCTAATTTATTTGCCTGCGGAATTGCCAGAAGCGGCGCGTATAACAGAACATTGACTCCGTTTGGTTTCCAGAGTGAGCAACGTAATTACTGGGAAGTTCCCGACGTTTACAACACAATGTCTCCTTTTATGAATGCTGATAAAATGAAAACACCTCTTTTGTTAGTTCATGGTGAAGCCGATAACAATCCGGGAACTTTTACTTTGCAGACTGAACGTTACTTTCAGGCGCTTAAAGGCTTAGGTGCTCCTGCAAGAATGGTGATTTTACCTAAAGAAGCTCACAGTTATGTGGCAAAAGAAAATATTTTGCATTTGCTGTGGGAACAAGATCAGTTTCTGGAGAAGTATTTAAAAAACTAG
- a CDS encoding beta-ketoacyl-ACP synthase III: MYHSKITGLGYYVPSNVVTNDDLSKLIDTNDEWIQERTGIQERRHIIRGEDTTTTMGVKAAKIAIERSGVAKEDIDFVVFATLSPDYYFPGPGVLVQRDLGLRTVGALDVRNQCSGFVYAISVADQYIKTGMYKNILVIGSEVHSTGLDMTTRGRGVSVIFGDGAGAAVLSREEDLTKGILSTHLHSEGQHAEELALQAPGMGARWVTDILADNDPNDESYYPYMNGQFVFKNAVVRFAEVINEGLEANGLQVSDIDMLIPHQANLRISQFIQNKFKLRDDQVHNNIQKYGNTTAASIPIALTEAWEQGKIKSGDTVVLAAFGSGFTWASAIIKW; this comes from the coding sequence ATGTATCATTCAAAAATAACGGGCTTAGGATATTATGTTCCTTCAAATGTTGTGACTAACGATGATTTGTCCAAGCTTATTGATACCAATGATGAGTGGATTCAGGAGCGAACAGGGATTCAGGAACGCAGACATATCATTCGTGGAGAAGATACCACGACAACAATGGGAGTAAAAGCAGCTAAAATTGCTATAGAACGTTCTGGCGTTGCCAAAGAGGATATTGATTTTGTGGTTTTTGCTACATTAAGTCCGGATTACTATTTTCCAGGACCGGGAGTTTTGGTTCAACGTGATTTAGGATTAAGAACAGTAGGAGCATTAGATGTTAGAAATCAATGTTCTGGTTTTGTTTATGCAATTTCTGTTGCAGACCAATACATTAAAACCGGAATGTATAAAAACATTTTGGTAATTGGTTCAGAAGTGCACTCAACAGGATTGGACATGACAACTCGCGGACGCGGAGTTTCTGTTATTTTTGGAGATGGAGCAGGAGCAGCTGTTTTAAGTCGTGAAGAAGATTTGACAAAAGGAATTTTATCAACACATTTACATTCAGAAGGACAACATGCCGAAGAGTTAGCTTTGCAGGCACCTGGAATGGGAGCGCGTTGGGTAACTGATATTTTAGCAGATAATGACCCGAATGACGAAAGTTATTATCCTTATATGAATGGACAATTTGTATTTAAAAATGCAGTAGTTCGTTTTGCTGAGGTAATCAATGAAGGTTTAGAAGCAAACGGTTTACAAGTTTCTGACATTGACATGTTGATTCCGCATCAGGCAAATTTGAGAATTTCGCAATTCATTCAGAATAAATTCAAATTGAGAGATGATCAGGTTCATAATAATATTCAGAAATACGGAAATACAACCGCAGCATCTATTCCAATTGCTTTGACAGAAGCTTGGGAACAAGGAAAAATCAAATCAGGAGATACAGTTGTTTTGGCTGCTTTTGGTAGTGGTTTTACTTGGGCCAGTGCAATTATCAAATGGTAA
- a CDS encoding copper homeostasis protein CutC has product MKKNQLEIACFNYESAIIAQESGADRIELCENMKLGGTTPNYILALKVRENVSIKMHVIIRPRGGDFVYSDEEFVEMKQDIKQFKKLGVDGFVFGILKENGSINKRRNKELVSLASPLSCTFHRAFDVVKDVKESLKDVIECGFNTILTSGQGINVEEGIFALEKIQKWSKDKIEIMPGGGLRSSNIKLLQDKLEPTFYHSSAITDNTETANPEEVKELKNFL; this is encoded by the coding sequence ATGAAAAAGAATCAACTAGAAATAGCGTGTTTTAATTATGAATCAGCCATAATTGCGCAGGAAAGTGGTGCTGATCGAATAGAACTTTGTGAGAACATGAAACTTGGCGGAACAACTCCTAATTATATTTTAGCGCTAAAAGTGAGGGAGAATGTCTCGATAAAAATGCATGTGATCATAAGGCCCCGCGGTGGAGATTTTGTTTATTCTGATGAGGAGTTTGTAGAAATGAAACAAGACATAAAACAATTTAAGAAATTGGGAGTAGATGGCTTTGTTTTCGGAATTTTAAAAGAAAACGGAAGTATTAATAAAAGGCGCAATAAAGAATTAGTCAGTTTAGCAAGTCCGCTTTCGTGTACGTTTCATCGTGCTTTTGATGTGGTAAAAGATGTCAAAGAATCTCTTAAAGATGTAATTGAATGTGGTTTTAATACCATTTTGACTTCAGGACAAGGAATAAATGTTGAAGAAGGAATTTTTGCTTTAGAAAAGATTCAAAAATGGTCAAAAGACAAAATCGAAATTATGCCTGGAGGAGGTTTACGATCTTCAAATATTAAATTATTACAAGATAAACTAGAGCCTACTTTTTATCATTCGTCAGCCATTACAGATAATACAGAAACTGCAAATCCTGAAGAGGTAAAAGAATTAAAGAATTTTTTATAA